In the Corvus cornix cornix isolate S_Up_H32 chromosome 20, ASM73873v5, whole genome shotgun sequence genome, one interval contains:
- the TSHZ2 gene encoding teashirt homolog 2 isoform X1, with protein MPRRKQQAPKRAAGYVQEEDLKEEEDIKEEEEDDDDSNSTAQLQGSNDTGTDEEHEVGPEQKGNFSFQNSPVSHISNQDAENESLLSDSSDHVADIKNICSREPQDPKSSTHPKAQSETHDCMDKMTAVYANILSDSYWTGLGLGFKLSNSEKRSCDNRNGGNKADFDWHQDALSKSLQQNLPSRPVSKPNLFSSVQLYRQSSKMCGTVFTGASRFRCRQCSAAYDTLVELTVHMNETGHYQDDNHKKDKHRPTSYSKPRKRAFQDMDKEDAQKVLKCMFCGDSFDSLQDLSVHMIKTKHYQKVPLKEPVPTISSKMVTPAKKRVFDVNRPCSPDSTTGSFSDTFSPQKNTNLQLSSNNRYGYQNGASYTWQFEACKSQILKCMECGSSHDTLQQLTTHMMVTGHFLKVTSSASKKGKQLVLDPLAVEKMQSLSEAPANDSPISKSTSKSSAECIGPASELTKESKKDKADDANKDEKAVKTEEYEDTLQKPLDPTMKYQYLREEDLEDGSKGGGDILKSLENTVTTAINKAQNGAPSWSAYPSIHAAYQLSEGAKPSLPVGSQVLQIRPTMTNKLRPIAPKWKVMPLVPISANMSQCTQVKKEAEDKEEVQKDYAKEGVQAEPALLSQSEREPLLKAEASVEPKKSEPCPLKEEDKIKEDSGKEKPVLKEPPAASLSNGCAAANHSSELPCVNPLSALQSVLNNHLGKATEPLQPQSNCSPSSSTISMFHKPNLNMMEKPVLSPAPTPPKPASVSRHYLFENNDQPIDLTKSKGKKAESAQAQSCTSPPQKHALSDIADMVKVLPKATTPKPAASSRIPSMKLEIDVRRFEDVSTEVSTLHKRKGRQSNWNPQHLLILQAQFASSLFQTSEGKYLLSDLGPQERMQISKFTGLSMTTISHWLANVKYQLRKTGGTKFLKNMDKGHPVFYCSDCASQFRTPSTYISHLESHLGFQMKDMNRLAVEQQTKVEQEISRVSVQRSPETIAGEEDTDSKFKCKLCCRTFASKHAVKLHLSKTHSKSPEHHSQFVAEVDEE; from the coding sequence GTTATGTCCAAGAGGAAGATTtaaaggaagaggaagacataaaggaggaggaagaagatgaCGATGACAGCAACTCaactgctcagctgcagggcagcaatGACACTGGCACGGATGAGGAGCACGAAGTGGGTCCTGAGCAGAAAGGGAACTTCAGTTTCCAGAATTCCCCTGTCAGTCACATATCCAACCAGGATGCAGAGAACGAATCACTACTGAGTGACAGTAGTGACCATGTGGCAGATATCAAAAACATCTGCTCCAGGGAGCCCCAGGACCCCAAAAGCAGCACCCACCCCAAAGCCCAGAGCGAAACACACGATTGCATGGATAAAATGACAGCAGTCTATGCCAACATCCTGTCAGACTCTTACTGGACAGGCTTGGGGCTGGGTTTCAAGTTGTCCAACTCTGAAAAGAGGAGTTGTGACAACAGGAATGGAGGGAACAAAGCTGATTTCGATTGGCACCAAGACGCGCTGTCCAAAAGCTTGCAGCAGAATTTACCTTCCAGGCCTGTCTCCAAGCCCAACCTGTTCAGCTCGGTGCAGCTCtacaggcagagcagcaaaatGTGCGGGACTGTGTTCACGGGCGCCAGCCGGTTCCGCTGCCGGCAGTGCAGCGCTGCCTACGACACCTTGGTAGAACTCACGGTCCACATGAACGAGACAGGGCACTACCAGGATGACAACCACAAAAAGGACAAGCACAGACCTACCAGCTACTCCAAGCCCCGGAAAAGGGCCTTCCAGGACATGGACAAGGAAGATGCACAAAAAGTTCTGAAGTGTATGTTCTGTGGTGACTCTTTTGATTCCCTTCAAGATCTGAGTGTTCAtatgataaaaacaaaacattaccAAAAAGTGCCTTTGAAGGAGCCAGTACCAACCATTTCTTCAAAAATGGTCACTCCAGCCAAGAAACGTGTGTTTGATGTGAACAGGCCTTGCTCCCCTGACTCCACGACGGGGTCCTTCTCCGACACCTTCTCTCCTCAGAAGAACACGAACCTGCAGCTCTCCTCCAACAACCGCTACGGGTACCAGAATGGGGCCAGCTACACCTGGCAGTTCGAGGCCTGCAAATCCCAGATTTTGAAGTGCATGGAATGTGGAAGCTCCCATGAtaccctgcagcagctcacGACCCACATGATGGTCACTGGCCATTTCTTGAAAGTCACAAGTTCAGcttcaaagaaaggaaagcaactTGTTCTGGATCCTTTAGCTGTGGAGAAAATGCAGTCGCTGTCTGAAGCACCAGCCAATGACAGCCCCATTTCAAAGTCAACCAGTAAATCATCTGCAGAATGCATTGGTCCTGCTTCTGAACttacaaaagaaagcaaaaaagataAAGCTGATGATGCAAACAAAGATgagaaagcagtgaaaactgAGGAGTACGAAGACACTCTTCAGAAACCCCTGGACCCCACAATGAAATACCAGTACCTCCGAGAAGAAGATTTAGAAGATGGTTCAAAGGGTGGTGGGGACATTTTAAAGTCCTTGGAGAACACTGTCACAACAGCCATCAATAAAGCTCAGAACGGAGCTCCCAGCTGGAGTGCGTATCCCAGCATCCACGCAGCTTACCAGCTCTCCGAGGGAGCCAAGCCGTCCTTGCCTGTGGGATCCCAGGTGCTCCAAATCAGGCCAACCATGACCAATAAACTGAGGCCCATAGCGCCCAAGTGGAAGGTGATGCCTCTGGTCCCTATCTCAGCAAATATGAGCCAGTGCACTCAAGTGAAGAAGGAGGCTGAGGACAAGGAGGAGGTACAAAAGGACTATGCTAAGGAAGGTGTCCAGGCTGAGCCGGCCTTGCTAAGCCAGAGTGAGAGGGAACCTCTCCTCAAAGCTGAAGCCTCTGTGGAGCCAAAAAAGTCAGAACCGTGTCCCTTGAaagaagaagacaaaattaaagaggacagtggaaaagaaaagccagtcCTCAAGGAGccaccagcagcttctctcAGTAATGGTTGTGCTGCTGCCAACCATTCCTCAGAGCTGCCCTGTGTGAACCCCCTGAGCGCTCTGCAGTCGGTCCTGAACAATCACCTGGGCAAAGCCACTGAGCCCTTACAGCCTCAGTCCaactgcagccccagctctaGCACAATCTCCATGTTCCACAAACCCAATCTAAATATGATGGAGAAGCCAGTTTTATCTCCTGCTCCAACCCCACCAAAGCCTGCAAGTGTTTCCAGGCACtatttgtttgaaaacaatGATCAGCCTATTGACCTGACCAAATCCAAAGGCAAGAAAGCTGAGTCAGCTCAAGCACAATCTTGTACTTCTCCACCTCAAAAGCATGCTCTGTCTGACATCGCCGACATGGTCAAAGTTCTTCCCAAAGCTACCACACCAAAACCTGCTGCATCCTCAAGGATCCCGTCCATGAAGTTGGAAATAGATGTCCGACGCTTCGAGGATGTCTCCACGGAAGTCTCCACTCTGCATAAAAGGAAGGGCAGACAGTCAAACTGGAACCCTCAGCATCTGCTCATTTTGCAAGCTCAGTTTGCTTCCAGCCTCTTCCAGACATCTGAAggtaaatatttattatcaGATCTAGGCCCACAAGAGCGTATGCAGATTTCCAAATTCACTGGACTGTCGATGACCACCATCAGCCACTGGTTGGCAAATGTCAAGTATCAACTTAGGAAAACCGGAGGAACaaagtttttgaaaaacatGGACAAAGGACATCCAGTCTTTTATTGCAGCGACTGTGCATCTCAGTTCCGAACCCCCTCTACTTACATTAGCCACTTAGAATCCCACCTAGGTTTCCAAATGAAAGACATGAACAGgctggctgtggagcagcaaaCCAAGGTAGAGCAAGAAATCTCCAGAGTTTCAGTTCAAAGATCTCCTGAAACAATAGCTGGAGAAGAGGACACAGACTCTAAGTTCAAATGTAAGTTGTGCTGTCGGACATTTGCGAGCAAACATGCAGTAAAACTTCATCTaagcaaaacacacagcaagTCACCAGAACACCATTCACAGTTTGTAGCAGAAGTGGATGAAGAATAA
- the TSHZ2 gene encoding teashirt homolog 2 isoform X2 — MPRRKQQAPKRAAGYVQEEDLKEEEDIKEEEEDDDDSNSTAQLQGSNDTGTDEEHEVGPEQKGNFSFQNSPVSHISNQDAENESLLSDSSDHVADIKNICSREPQDPKSSTHPKAQSETHDCMDKMTAVYANILSDSYWTGLGLGFKLSNSEKRSCDNRNGGNKADFDWHQDALSKSLQQNLPSRPVSKPNLFSSVQLYRQSSKMCGTVFTGASRFRCRQCSAAYDTLVELTVHMNETGHYQDDNHKKDKHRPTSYSKPRKRAFQDMDKEDAQKVLKCMFCGDSFDSLQDLSVHMIKTKHYQKVPLKEPVPTISSKMVTPAKKRVFDVNRPCSPDSTTGSFSDTFSPQKNTNLQLSSNNRYGYQNGASYTWQFEACKSQILKCMECGSSHDTLQQLTTHMMVTGHFLKVTSSASKKGKQLVLDPLAVEKMQSLSEAPANDSPISKSTSKSSAECIGPASELTKESKKDKADDANKDEKAVKTEEYEDTLQKPLDPTMKYQYLREEDLEDGSKGGGDILKSLENTVTTAINKAQNGAPSWSAYPSIHAAYQLSEGAKPSLPVGSQVLQIRPTMTNKLRPIAPKWKVMPLVPISANMSQCTQVKKEAEDKEEVQKDYAKEGVQAEPALLSQSEREPLLKAEASVEPKKSEPCPLKEEDKIKEDSGKEKPVLKEPPAASLSNGCAAANHSSELPCVNPLSALQSVLNNHLGKATEPLQPQSNCSPSSSTISMFHKPNLNMMEKPVLSPAPTPPKPASVSRHYLFENNDQPIDLTKSKGKKAESAQAQSCTSPPQKHALSDIADMVKVLPKATTPKPAASSRIPSMKLEIDVRRFEDVSTEVSTLHKRKGRQSNWNPQHLLILQAQFASSLFQTSEGKYLLSDLGPQERMQISKFTGLSMTTISHWLANVKYQLRKTGGTKFLKNMDKGHPVFYCSDCASQFRTPSTYISHLESHLGFQMKDMNRLAVEQQTKVEQEISRVSVQRSPETIAGEEDTDSKFK, encoded by the coding sequence GTTATGTCCAAGAGGAAGATTtaaaggaagaggaagacataaaggaggaggaagaagatgaCGATGACAGCAACTCaactgctcagctgcagggcagcaatGACACTGGCACGGATGAGGAGCACGAAGTGGGTCCTGAGCAGAAAGGGAACTTCAGTTTCCAGAATTCCCCTGTCAGTCACATATCCAACCAGGATGCAGAGAACGAATCACTACTGAGTGACAGTAGTGACCATGTGGCAGATATCAAAAACATCTGCTCCAGGGAGCCCCAGGACCCCAAAAGCAGCACCCACCCCAAAGCCCAGAGCGAAACACACGATTGCATGGATAAAATGACAGCAGTCTATGCCAACATCCTGTCAGACTCTTACTGGACAGGCTTGGGGCTGGGTTTCAAGTTGTCCAACTCTGAAAAGAGGAGTTGTGACAACAGGAATGGAGGGAACAAAGCTGATTTCGATTGGCACCAAGACGCGCTGTCCAAAAGCTTGCAGCAGAATTTACCTTCCAGGCCTGTCTCCAAGCCCAACCTGTTCAGCTCGGTGCAGCTCtacaggcagagcagcaaaatGTGCGGGACTGTGTTCACGGGCGCCAGCCGGTTCCGCTGCCGGCAGTGCAGCGCTGCCTACGACACCTTGGTAGAACTCACGGTCCACATGAACGAGACAGGGCACTACCAGGATGACAACCACAAAAAGGACAAGCACAGACCTACCAGCTACTCCAAGCCCCGGAAAAGGGCCTTCCAGGACATGGACAAGGAAGATGCACAAAAAGTTCTGAAGTGTATGTTCTGTGGTGACTCTTTTGATTCCCTTCAAGATCTGAGTGTTCAtatgataaaaacaaaacattaccAAAAAGTGCCTTTGAAGGAGCCAGTACCAACCATTTCTTCAAAAATGGTCACTCCAGCCAAGAAACGTGTGTTTGATGTGAACAGGCCTTGCTCCCCTGACTCCACGACGGGGTCCTTCTCCGACACCTTCTCTCCTCAGAAGAACACGAACCTGCAGCTCTCCTCCAACAACCGCTACGGGTACCAGAATGGGGCCAGCTACACCTGGCAGTTCGAGGCCTGCAAATCCCAGATTTTGAAGTGCATGGAATGTGGAAGCTCCCATGAtaccctgcagcagctcacGACCCACATGATGGTCACTGGCCATTTCTTGAAAGTCACAAGTTCAGcttcaaagaaaggaaagcaactTGTTCTGGATCCTTTAGCTGTGGAGAAAATGCAGTCGCTGTCTGAAGCACCAGCCAATGACAGCCCCATTTCAAAGTCAACCAGTAAATCATCTGCAGAATGCATTGGTCCTGCTTCTGAACttacaaaagaaagcaaaaaagataAAGCTGATGATGCAAACAAAGATgagaaagcagtgaaaactgAGGAGTACGAAGACACTCTTCAGAAACCCCTGGACCCCACAATGAAATACCAGTACCTCCGAGAAGAAGATTTAGAAGATGGTTCAAAGGGTGGTGGGGACATTTTAAAGTCCTTGGAGAACACTGTCACAACAGCCATCAATAAAGCTCAGAACGGAGCTCCCAGCTGGAGTGCGTATCCCAGCATCCACGCAGCTTACCAGCTCTCCGAGGGAGCCAAGCCGTCCTTGCCTGTGGGATCCCAGGTGCTCCAAATCAGGCCAACCATGACCAATAAACTGAGGCCCATAGCGCCCAAGTGGAAGGTGATGCCTCTGGTCCCTATCTCAGCAAATATGAGCCAGTGCACTCAAGTGAAGAAGGAGGCTGAGGACAAGGAGGAGGTACAAAAGGACTATGCTAAGGAAGGTGTCCAGGCTGAGCCGGCCTTGCTAAGCCAGAGTGAGAGGGAACCTCTCCTCAAAGCTGAAGCCTCTGTGGAGCCAAAAAAGTCAGAACCGTGTCCCTTGAaagaagaagacaaaattaaagaggacagtggaaaagaaaagccagtcCTCAAGGAGccaccagcagcttctctcAGTAATGGTTGTGCTGCTGCCAACCATTCCTCAGAGCTGCCCTGTGTGAACCCCCTGAGCGCTCTGCAGTCGGTCCTGAACAATCACCTGGGCAAAGCCACTGAGCCCTTACAGCCTCAGTCCaactgcagccccagctctaGCACAATCTCCATGTTCCACAAACCCAATCTAAATATGATGGAGAAGCCAGTTTTATCTCCTGCTCCAACCCCACCAAAGCCTGCAAGTGTTTCCAGGCACtatttgtttgaaaacaatGATCAGCCTATTGACCTGACCAAATCCAAAGGCAAGAAAGCTGAGTCAGCTCAAGCACAATCTTGTACTTCTCCACCTCAAAAGCATGCTCTGTCTGACATCGCCGACATGGTCAAAGTTCTTCCCAAAGCTACCACACCAAAACCTGCTGCATCCTCAAGGATCCCGTCCATGAAGTTGGAAATAGATGTCCGACGCTTCGAGGATGTCTCCACGGAAGTCTCCACTCTGCATAAAAGGAAGGGCAGACAGTCAAACTGGAACCCTCAGCATCTGCTCATTTTGCAAGCTCAGTTTGCTTCCAGCCTCTTCCAGACATCTGAAggtaaatatttattatcaGATCTAGGCCCACAAGAGCGTATGCAGATTTCCAAATTCACTGGACTGTCGATGACCACCATCAGCCACTGGTTGGCAAATGTCAAGTATCAACTTAGGAAAACCGGAGGAACaaagtttttgaaaaacatGGACAAAGGACATCCAGTCTTTTATTGCAGCGACTGTGCATCTCAGTTCCGAACCCCCTCTACTTACATTAGCCACTTAGAATCCCACCTAGGTTTCCAAATGAAAGACATGAACAGgctggctgtggagcagcaaaCCAAGGTAGAGCAAGAAATCTCCAGAGTTTCAGTTCAAAGATCTCCTGAAACAATAGCTGGAGAAGAGGACACAGACTCTAAGTTCAAAT